The Syntrophobotulus glycolicus DSM 8271 DNA window GGCAGCAGCGTAATGAATTCCATCAGGATGCTTTCGACGTCGCGGGTGATTTCTTCCAAAGTCTGATCGAGCAGGTCAAACTTATCTTGATAATGCAGATAAAAGGTGCCGCGATTAAGATTGGCTTTGGTCATAAGATCTTTCACGGAGAGCGCCTCAAAGCCTTTTTCTTCAATCAACGAAATCAGAGCAGCACGGATGGCGGATTTGGTGCGCAGGATGCGCCGGTCGTCAGTTGAACTCATTCCGATCTCTCCTCCAATAGTTTAAATAAAAAATGAACATTCAACCGGGATTTGTCCGGTAACACTCATACTGAGATGTTTTGTTTATTGAAGGCCATTCCTGATTTCATTATAATTGAGAAAGAAAAATAATCAACTCACTGTTCAATAAAATTAGGGCAAGGGGTGTCGGAGTTGACAAAAGCGAATTCCAACTGCATCGTCGTCCGCAAGGTAAATAAATTTTTCGGCAAGAAGCATATCCTAAAGGACATCGACCTCGAGATTCCCTACGGTCAAATCTACGGATTACTTGGCCCTTCCGGCTGCGGCAAAACGACGATAGTCAAGATCATTGCCGGGATTCTGGAGGCAACCTCCGGGGAGGCCTATGTTTTGGAGCGGGTTATGCCCCAGCTGGAGTTGATGAATAAGGTCGGCTATATGGCGCAATCCGATGCCTTATATACTGCTTTGACCGCCGCTGAAAATCTCCGCTTTTTTGGCACAATATATGGCCTTGGCAAGGCGGAAATCAAGAGGAGAACTGAGGAAGTCATGGCGTTGGTCAATCTTACAGATGATCTGAACAAGCCTGTACAGGCTTACTCCGGCGGGATGAAACGACGGCTTTCTCTGGCTATGGCGATTCTGCACAGCCCGCCGGTACTCGTGCTTGACGAACCGACAGTAGGGATCGATCCGCTCTTGAGGAAAAATATCTGGGCCGAATTAAATAAAATGGCCGAGAACGGCATTACCATCCTGGTCACCACCCATGTCATGGATGAAGCCGATAGATGCCATAACCTCGCCATGATGAGGAATGGCAGACTGATCGCCAAGGGGACTTCTCAGGAGCTGCAGGCTCAAATCGGCGTGAACAGTATTGAAGAAGCTTTTATTTATTATGGAGGTCAGCGAGATGATGAGGGTTAGTGCTCTGGCTCTGCGCATCGTAACGCAACTCAAGAATGACCGCCGGACCCTGGCGATGATGCTGGCTGCGCCGATTCTGCTGCTGTCTCTGGTGTACCTTATTCTGGGGGACAGTGTTCCGGTGGTAAAAGTGGCTGTCGTCAACGCTCCGGTCGAGTTGGAGGAGAGCCTGGAAGATCTCAATATCATGCCCCGGCGTTATGACGAGAACGGCGCCCGGAGAGCGCTGGAACAGGGAGAAGTCATCGCCAGCATTACAATTATCAGCGGCAAATCCTATATCGAGGTGGACGGCAGTAATCCGACCAAAGCCAAAGTGGCTCTGGCGGGACTGGAGCAGGCCAAGATAGGGAGCATGTCTTCCCGGCCGGACTTAGCGTCTGAGGTCAGCTATATTTACGGCTACGAAGATTTGCCGACCTTCGATAATTTCGGGTCAACTTTGATCGGGTTTATCATCTTTTTCTTTGTGTTCCTGGTCTCTGGGATTTCTTTGCTGCAGGAGAGGACCTCGGGTACCTTGGAAAAAATGCTTTCGACTCCGATCCGGCGCTGGGAGATCGTCGTCGGTTATGTTCTGGGCTTTGGCCTGTTCACCGTTTTGCAGTCCGTCCTGATCTCCTGGTTTTGCGTCTATATCCTTAACGTCATGATGGTCGGGCAGTTTGCCCTGATCCTTCTGATTACTCTGTTCACAGCCGTGATTGCCCTGACGCTGGGGATGCTGATGTCCACCCTGGCCAACAACGAGTTTCAAATGATTCAGTTTGTCCCCTTGATCGTGATTCCCCAGGTATTCTTTTCCGGATTGTTCGATTTGCCGCCGGGCATGGAGATTTTTAAATGGATCATGCCCTTACATTATATTGCGGATGCTCTGACCGAAGTAATGATCAGAGGAAAGGGAATCGTGACAATCTCTCTGGACCTGGCCGTCATTGTGGGATGCTCGGTAATCTTTATGATTTTAAATACACTTCTTTTAAAAAAGTACCGTCGAATCTGACTATTGGCGAGGAGGTAGTTCTGATGAAAAAAATCTACATCTGTTTAGGAATAATTTTAATGATCCTGACCCTTACGGGTTGTTCTTCATCTCAATTGGTTTTGGAAGGAATAACGGAGACGACGATTTATTCCCACTACAGCGA harbors:
- a CDS encoding ABC transporter permease; translation: MRVSALALRIVTQLKNDRRTLAMMLAAPILLLSLVYLILGDSVPVVKVAVVNAPVELEESLEDLNIMPRRYDENGARRALEQGEVIASITIISGKSYIEVDGSNPTKAKVALAGLEQAKIGSMSSRPDLASEVSYIYGYEDLPTFDNFGSTLIGFIIFFFVFLVSGISLLQERTSGTLEKMLSTPIRRWEIVVGYVLGFGLFTVLQSVLISWFCVYILNVMMVGQFALILLITLFTAVIALTLGMLMSTLANNEFQMIQFVPLIVIPQVFFSGLFDLPPGMEIFKWIMPLHYIADALTEVMIRGKGIVTISLDLAVIVGCSVIFMILNTLLLKKYRRI
- a CDS encoding ABC transporter ATP-binding protein, with product MSELTKANSNCIVVRKVNKFFGKKHILKDIDLEIPYGQIYGLLGPSGCGKTTIVKIIAGILEATSGEAYVLERVMPQLELMNKVGYMAQSDALYTALTAAENLRFFGTIYGLGKAEIKRRTEEVMALVNLTDDLNKPVQAYSGGMKRRLSLAMAILHSPPVLVLDEPTVGIDPLLRKNIWAELNKMAENGITILVTTHVMDEADRCHNLAMMRNGRLIAKGTSQELQAQIGVNSIEEAFIYYGGQRDDEG